Proteins co-encoded in one Oreochromis aureus strain Israel breed Guangdong linkage group 3, ZZ_aureus, whole genome shotgun sequence genomic window:
- the LOC116328910 gene encoding protein NLRC3-like isoform X3, whose amino-acid sequence MLEENIITFVKNELKKLQNDLNPDYSECQRDEEEVLDSEEEKQRRSSREAFLKLAVNFLRIMKQEQLADCLQSKNPDPGCENTFKCNLKKKFQCVFEGIAKPGTQITLNEIYTELCITEGGTGEVNTEHEVRQIEKFSWKPNRPETRIRCEDIFKASTERDKPIRTVLTKGVAGIGKTLLTQKFTLDWAEDKTNQDIQFMFPFPFRELNLLKDKKFSLVGFIHHFFTEIKEAGICNFKKFKVVFIFDGLDECRLPLNFHITEILTDVTESTSVDVLLTNLIRGKLLPSARIWITTRPAAANQIPAEYIDMVTEVRGFTDPQKEEYFRKRLRDKEEANTIISHIKTSQSLHIMCHIPIFCWITATVLESLLKTKQDGGKLPKTLTEMYIHFLVVQTKLKNINYDGGAETDPLWSPESKKMIEAVGKLAFEQLQKGNLIFYESDLTECGINVREASVYSGVFTQVFKEERGLYQEKVFCFVHLSVQEFLAALHVHLTFINSGINLLEEEETASVQTGVYSVRQFYQSAVDKALKSPNGHLDLFLRFLLGLSLQTNQTLLQGLLIPKRNISQTNHETVQYIKNKLNENLSPEKSINLFHCLNELNDDSLVKEIQSHLSSGSLSIVDLSPSQWSALVFVLLISEEQLDVFDLKEYSASEEAFLRLLPVVKASKKVLLSGCNLTKKSCEALSSVLRSQSSRLRELDMSNNNIQDSGVELLCVGLESPHCTLQTLRLSGCLITEKGCAFLSSALSSNPSHLTQLDLSYNHLGGSGMKLLLTRLQDPQWKLETLRMEPCGVQWLKPGLRKYFCELNLDLNTIHRKLKLSANNRKVVHVEEDQQYVDNDDRFDHWPQLLCTNTLTGRCYWEVEWSGEVHIAVAYKGIKRKGNGDDSREKMICRILLLVILTSCVSGSFVVNVTQTCYQAEENHNITLEWTFTTKPDRSSKTLNILCELFISDNVSVLYHVHEGVEVSESQDEKFSGRVQSDKDALREGRIRLQLSRLRTDDSGLYLCEVNTDYGFSVGRCRLNVTAAAETKHQTPTMNPQTESRGRICCVFLGGMYTYVPIYLSALKIYAVTFM is encoded by the exons ATGCTGGAGGAAAACATTATCACgtttgtgaagaacgagctaAAGAAGCTGCAGAATGATCTGAATCCAGATTATTCAGAGTGTCAGAGGGATGAAGAGGAGGTGTTGGACAGTGAGGAAGAGAAGCAGAGaaggagcagcagagaggcatttcTGAAACTTGCAGTTAACTTCCTGAGAATAATGAAACAGGAGCAGCTGGCTGACTGTCTGCAGAGCA AAAATCCTGATCCAGGTTGTGAGAACACATTTAAATGTAACCtaaagaagaagttccagtgtgtgtttgaggggatcgctaaaCCAGGAACCCAAATCACTCTAAAtgagatctacacagagctctgcatcacagagggagggaccgGAGAGGTCAACactgaacatgaggtcagacagattgaaaagTTTTCCTGGAAACCAAACAGACCAGAAACAAGAATCAGGTgtgaagacatctttaaagcttcgactgaaagagacaaaccaatcagaacagtccTGACCAAAGGAGTGGCTGGCATCGGGAAAACACTCCTGACACAAAAGTTCACtttggactgggctgaagacaagaccaaccaggacatccagttcatgtttccatttccattcagagagctgaatttACTGAAGGATAAAAAGTTCAGCTTAGTGGGATTtattcatcacttctttactgaaatcaaagaagcaggaatctgtaactttaaaaagttcaaagttgtgttcatctttgatggtctggatgagtgtcgacttcctctgaaCTTCCACATCACTGAGATCCTCACTGATGTTACAGAGTCCAcatcagtggatgtgctgctgacaaacctcatcaggggaaaGTTGCTTCCTTCTGCTCGcatctggataaccacacgacctgcagcagccaatcagatccctgcTGAGTATATAGACATGGttacagaggtcagagggttcactgacccacagaaggaagagtacttcaggaagagactCAGAGACAAGGAAGAGGCCAACACCATAATCtctcacatcaagacatcacaaagcctccacatcatgtgtcacATCCCaatcttctgctggatcactgctacagttttAGAGAGTTTGTTAAAAACCAAACAGGATGGAGGAAAGCTGCCCAAGAcactgactgagatgtacattcacttcctggtggttcagacCAAACTGAAGAACATCAactatgatggaggagctgagacagatccccTCTGGAGTCCAGAGAGTAAGAAGATGATTGAAGCAGTGGGGAAACTGGCGTTtgagcagctgcagaaaggaaacctgatcttctatgaatcagacctgacagagtgtggcattaATGTCAGAGaggcctcagtgtactcaggagtgttcacacaggtctttaaagaagagagaggactgtaccaagAAAAGGTGTTCTGTTTtgtccatctgagtgttcaggagtttctggcagCTCTACATGTCcacctgaccttcatcaactctggtaTCAACCtgctggaagaagaagaaacagcctCAGTGCAGACTGGAGTATATTCAGTTAGACAGttctaccagagtgctgtggacaaggctttaaagagtccaaatggacacttGGACTTGTTTCttcgcttcctcctgggtctttcattgcagaccaatcagactctttTACAAGGCCTGTTGATACCAAAAAGAAACATCTCACAGACCAATCATGAAACAGTTCagtacataaaaaataaactgaatgagAATCTCTCTCCTGaaaaaagcatcaatctgttccactgtctgaatgaactgaatgatgaCTCTCTAGTGAAGGAGATCCAAAGTCATCTGAGTTCAGGAAGCCTGTCCATAGTTGATCTTTCTCCTTcccagtggtcagctctggtctttgtcCTACTGATATCAGAAGAACAGCTGGATGTGTTTGATCTGAAGGAATACTCAGCTTCAGAGGAGGCTTTTTTGAgactgctgccagtggtcaaagcctcgaAGAAAGTTCT GCTTAGCGGATGTAACCTCACAAAgaaaagctgtgaagctctgtcatCAGTTCTCAGATCCCAGTCCTCTAGACTGAGAGAGCTGGACATGAGTAACAACAACATTCAGGACTCAGGAGTGGAGTTGTTGTGTGTTGGCCTTGAAAGTCCACACTGCACACTTCAAACCCTCAG GCtttcaggctgtctgatcacagagaaaGGCTGTGCTTTCCTCAGTTCAGCTCTGAGCTctaacccctcccatctgacacagctggacctgagctacaatcatctaGGGGGctcaggaatgaagctgttGTTGACTCGACTGCAGGATCCACAGTGGAAACTGGAAACCCTCAG gaTGGAGCCTTGTGGAGTACAATGGCTGAAACCAGGTTTAAGGaaat ATTTCTGTGAACTAAACCTGGATCTAAACACAATACACAGAAAACTCAAACTGTCTgccaacaacaggaaggtggtGCATGTAGAAGAGGACCAGCAGTATGTTGATAATGATGACAGATTTGATCATTggcctcagctgctgtgtaccAACACTCTGAcgggtcgctgttactgggaggttgaGTGGAGTGGAGAGGTTCATATTGCAGTGGCTTACAAAGGAATCAAACGGAAAGGAAACGGTGATGACAGCAG GGAGAAGATGATCTGCAGGATCCTGCTGCTCGTCATCCTCACCTCATGTGTCTCTG GATCATTTGTAGTCAATGTGACACAGACCTGCTATCAGGCAGAGGAGAACCACAACATCACACTGGAGTGGACGTTCACCACCAAACCTGACAGATCCTCCAAAACTCTCAACATCCTCTGTGAACTCTTTATCAGTGATAACGTCTCAGTCCTGTATCATGTTCATGAAGGTGTTGAGGTGTCAGAGTCTCAGGATGAAAAGTTTTCAGGACGAG
- the LOC116328910 gene encoding protein NLRC3-like isoform X2 gives MLEENIITFVKNELKKLQNDLNPDYSECQRDEEEVLDSEEEKQRRSSREAFLKLAVNFLRIMKQEQLADCLQSKNPDPGCENTFKCNLKKKFQCVFEGIAKPGTQITLNEIYTELCITEGGTGEVNTEHEVRQIEKFSWKPNRPETRIRCEDIFKASTERDKPIRTVLTKGVAGIGKTLLTQKFTLDWAEDKTNQDIQFMFPFPFRELNLLKDKKFSLVGFIHHFFTEIKEAGICNFKKFKVVFIFDGLDECRLPLNFHITEILTDVTESTSVDVLLTNLIRGKLLPSARIWITTRPAAANQIPAEYIDMVTEVRGFTDPQKEEYFRKRLRDKEEANTIISHIKTSQSLHIMCHIPIFCWITATVLESLLKTKQDGGKLPKTLTEMYIHFLVVQTKLKNINYDGGAETDPLWSPESKKMIEAVGKLAFEQLQKGNLIFYESDLTECGINVREASVYSGVFTQVFKEERGLYQEKVFCFVHLSVQEFLAALHVHLTFINSGINLLEEEETASVQTGVYSVRQFYQSAVDKALKSPNGHLDLFLRFLLGLSLQTNQTLLQGLLIPKRNISQTNHETVQYIKNKLNENLSPEKSINLFHCLNELNDDSLVKEIQSHLSSGSLSIVDLSPSQWSALVFVLLISEEQLDVFDLKEYSASEEAFLRLLPVVKASKKVLLSGCNLTKKSCEALSSVLRSQSSRLRELDMSNNNIQDSGVELLCVGLESPHCTLQTLRLSGCLITEKGCAFLSSALSSNPSHLTQLDLSYNHLGGSGMKLLLTRLQDPQWKLETLRMEPCGVQWLKPGLRKYFCELNLDLNTIHRKLKLSANNRKVVHVEEDQQYVDNDDRFDHWPQLLCTNTLTGRCYWEVEWSGEVHIAVAYKGIKRKGNGDDSREKMICRILLLVILTSCVSGSFVVNVTQTCYQAEENHNITLEWTFTTKPDRSSKTLNILCELFISDNVSVLYHVHEGVEVSESQDEKFSGRVQSDKDALREGRIRLQLSRLRTDDSGLYLCEVNTDYGFSVGRCRLNVTAAAAETKHQTPTMNPQTESRGRICCVFLGGMYTYVPIYLSALKIYAVTFM, from the exons ATGCTGGAGGAAAACATTATCACgtttgtgaagaacgagctaAAGAAGCTGCAGAATGATCTGAATCCAGATTATTCAGAGTGTCAGAGGGATGAAGAGGAGGTGTTGGACAGTGAGGAAGAGAAGCAGAGaaggagcagcagagaggcatttcTGAAACTTGCAGTTAACTTCCTGAGAATAATGAAACAGGAGCAGCTGGCTGACTGTCTGCAGAGCA AAAATCCTGATCCAGGTTGTGAGAACACATTTAAATGTAACCtaaagaagaagttccagtgtgtgtttgaggggatcgctaaaCCAGGAACCCAAATCACTCTAAAtgagatctacacagagctctgcatcacagagggagggaccgGAGAGGTCAACactgaacatgaggtcagacagattgaaaagTTTTCCTGGAAACCAAACAGACCAGAAACAAGAATCAGGTgtgaagacatctttaaagcttcgactgaaagagacaaaccaatcagaacagtccTGACCAAAGGAGTGGCTGGCATCGGGAAAACACTCCTGACACAAAAGTTCACtttggactgggctgaagacaagaccaaccaggacatccagttcatgtttccatttccattcagagagctgaatttACTGAAGGATAAAAAGTTCAGCTTAGTGGGATTtattcatcacttctttactgaaatcaaagaagcaggaatctgtaactttaaaaagttcaaagttgtgttcatctttgatggtctggatgagtgtcgacttcctctgaaCTTCCACATCACTGAGATCCTCACTGATGTTACAGAGTCCAcatcagtggatgtgctgctgacaaacctcatcaggggaaaGTTGCTTCCTTCTGCTCGcatctggataaccacacgacctgcagcagccaatcagatccctgcTGAGTATATAGACATGGttacagaggtcagagggttcactgacccacagaaggaagagtacttcaggaagagactCAGAGACAAGGAAGAGGCCAACACCATAATCtctcacatcaagacatcacaaagcctccacatcatgtgtcacATCCCaatcttctgctggatcactgctacagttttAGAGAGTTTGTTAAAAACCAAACAGGATGGAGGAAAGCTGCCCAAGAcactgactgagatgtacattcacttcctggtggttcagacCAAACTGAAGAACATCAactatgatggaggagctgagacagatccccTCTGGAGTCCAGAGAGTAAGAAGATGATTGAAGCAGTGGGGAAACTGGCGTTtgagcagctgcagaaaggaaacctgatcttctatgaatcagacctgacagagtgtggcattaATGTCAGAGaggcctcagtgtactcaggagtgttcacacaggtctttaaagaagagagaggactgtaccaagAAAAGGTGTTCTGTTTtgtccatctgagtgttcaggagtttctggcagCTCTACATGTCcacctgaccttcatcaactctggtaTCAACCtgctggaagaagaagaaacagcctCAGTGCAGACTGGAGTATATTCAGTTAGACAGttctaccagagtgctgtggacaaggctttaaagagtccaaatggacacttGGACTTGTTTCttcgcttcctcctgggtctttcattgcagaccaatcagactctttTACAAGGCCTGTTGATACCAAAAAGAAACATCTCACAGACCAATCATGAAACAGTTCagtacataaaaaataaactgaatgagAATCTCTCTCCTGaaaaaagcatcaatctgttccactgtctgaatgaactgaatgatgaCTCTCTAGTGAAGGAGATCCAAAGTCATCTGAGTTCAGGAAGCCTGTCCATAGTTGATCTTTCTCCTTcccagtggtcagctctggtctttgtcCTACTGATATCAGAAGAACAGCTGGATGTGTTTGATCTGAAGGAATACTCAGCTTCAGAGGAGGCTTTTTTGAgactgctgccagtggtcaaagcctcgaAGAAAGTTCT GCTTAGCGGATGTAACCTCACAAAgaaaagctgtgaagctctgtcatCAGTTCTCAGATCCCAGTCCTCTAGACTGAGAGAGCTGGACATGAGTAACAACAACATTCAGGACTCAGGAGTGGAGTTGTTGTGTGTTGGCCTTGAAAGTCCACACTGCACACTTCAAACCCTCAG GCtttcaggctgtctgatcacagagaaaGGCTGTGCTTTCCTCAGTTCAGCTCTGAGCTctaacccctcccatctgacacagctggacctgagctacaatcatctaGGGGGctcaggaatgaagctgttGTTGACTCGACTGCAGGATCCACAGTGGAAACTGGAAACCCTCAG gaTGGAGCCTTGTGGAGTACAATGGCTGAAACCAGGTTTAAGGaaat ATTTCTGTGAACTAAACCTGGATCTAAACACAATACACAGAAAACTCAAACTGTCTgccaacaacaggaaggtggtGCATGTAGAAGAGGACCAGCAGTATGTTGATAATGATGACAGATTTGATCATTggcctcagctgctgtgtaccAACACTCTGAcgggtcgctgttactgggaggttgaGTGGAGTGGAGAGGTTCATATTGCAGTGGCTTACAAAGGAATCAAACGGAAAGGAAACGGTGATGACAGCAG GGAGAAGATGATCTGCAGGATCCTGCTGCTCGTCATCCTCACCTCATGTGTCTCTG GATCATTTGTAGTCAATGTGACACAGACCTGCTATCAGGCAGAGGAGAACCACAACATCACACTGGAGTGGACGTTCACCACCAAACCTGACAGATCCTCCAAAACTCTCAACATCCTCTGTGAACTCTTTATCAGTGATAACGTCTCAGTCCTGTATCATGTTCATGAAGGTGTTGAGGTGTCAGAGTCTCAGGATGAAAAGTTTTCAGGACGAG
- the LOC116328910 gene encoding protein NLRC3-like isoform X1 gives MLEENIITFVKNELKKLQNDLNPDYSECQRDEEEVLDSEEEKQRRSSREAFLKLAVNFLRIMKQEQLADCLQSKNPDPGCENTFKCNLKKKFQCVFEGIAKPGTQITLNEIYTELCITEGGTGEVNTEHEVRQIEKFSWKPNRPETRIRCEDIFKASTERDKPIRTVLTKGVAGIGKTLLTQKFTLDWAEDKTNQDIQFMFPFPFRELNLLKDKKFSLVGFIHHFFTEIKEAGICNFKKFKVVFIFDGLDECRLPLNFHITEILTDVTESTSVDVLLTNLIRGKLLPSARIWITTRPAAANQIPAEYIDMVTEVRGFTDPQKEEYFRKRLRDKEEANTIISHIKTSQSLHIMCHIPIFCWITATVLESLLKTKQDGGKLPKTLTEMYIHFLVVQTKLKNINYDGGAETDPLWSPESKKMIEAVGKLAFEQLQKGNLIFYESDLTECGINVREASVYSGVFTQVFKEERGLYQEKVFCFVHLSVQEFLAALHVHLTFINSGINLLEEEETASVQTGVYSVRQFYQSAVDKALKSPNGHLDLFLRFLLGLSLQTNQTLLQGLLIPKRNISQTNHETVQYIKNKLNENLSPEKSINLFHCLNELNDDSLVKEIQSHLSSGSLSIVDLSPSQWSALVFVLLISEEQLDVFDLKEYSASEEAFLRLLPVVKASKKVLLSGCNLTKKSCEALSSVLRSQSSRLRELDMSNNNIQDSGVELLCVGLESPHCTLQTLRLSGCLITEKGCAFLSSALSSNPSHLTQLDLSYNHLGGSGMKLLLTRLQDPQWKLETLRMEPCGVQWLKPGLRKYFCELNLDLNTIHRKLKLSANNRKVVHVEEDQQYVDNDDRFDHWPQLLCTNTLTGRCYWEVEWSGEVHIAVAYKGIKRKGNGDDSREKMICRILLLVILTSCVSGSFVVNVTQTSYQAEENHNITLEWTFTTKPDRSSKTLNILCELFISDKSSVVYRVHEGVEVSESQDAKFSGRVQSDKDALREGRIRLQLFRLRTDDSGLYLCEVNTDYGFSVGKCRLNITVFHTSNLQTVSPQPESRESQRGVGLSLVLSVLVLVVIGAVLCLIGIIKKETSLD, from the exons ATGCTGGAGGAAAACATTATCACgtttgtgaagaacgagctaAAGAAGCTGCAGAATGATCTGAATCCAGATTATTCAGAGTGTCAGAGGGATGAAGAGGAGGTGTTGGACAGTGAGGAAGAGAAGCAGAGaaggagcagcagagaggcatttcTGAAACTTGCAGTTAACTTCCTGAGAATAATGAAACAGGAGCAGCTGGCTGACTGTCTGCAGAGCA AAAATCCTGATCCAGGTTGTGAGAACACATTTAAATGTAACCtaaagaagaagttccagtgtgtgtttgaggggatcgctaaaCCAGGAACCCAAATCACTCTAAAtgagatctacacagagctctgcatcacagagggagggaccgGAGAGGTCAACactgaacatgaggtcagacagattgaaaagTTTTCCTGGAAACCAAACAGACCAGAAACAAGAATCAGGTgtgaagacatctttaaagcttcgactgaaagagacaaaccaatcagaacagtccTGACCAAAGGAGTGGCTGGCATCGGGAAAACACTCCTGACACAAAAGTTCACtttggactgggctgaagacaagaccaaccaggacatccagttcatgtttccatttccattcagagagctgaatttACTGAAGGATAAAAAGTTCAGCTTAGTGGGATTtattcatcacttctttactgaaatcaaagaagcaggaatctgtaactttaaaaagttcaaagttgtgttcatctttgatggtctggatgagtgtcgacttcctctgaaCTTCCACATCACTGAGATCCTCACTGATGTTACAGAGTCCAcatcagtggatgtgctgctgacaaacctcatcaggggaaaGTTGCTTCCTTCTGCTCGcatctggataaccacacgacctgcagcagccaatcagatccctgcTGAGTATATAGACATGGttacagaggtcagagggttcactgacccacagaaggaagagtacttcaggaagagactCAGAGACAAGGAAGAGGCCAACACCATAATCtctcacatcaagacatcacaaagcctccacatcatgtgtcacATCCCaatcttctgctggatcactgctacagttttAGAGAGTTTGTTAAAAACCAAACAGGATGGAGGAAAGCTGCCCAAGAcactgactgagatgtacattcacttcctggtggttcagacCAAACTGAAGAACATCAactatgatggaggagctgagacagatccccTCTGGAGTCCAGAGAGTAAGAAGATGATTGAAGCAGTGGGGAAACTGGCGTTtgagcagctgcagaaaggaaacctgatcttctatgaatcagacctgacagagtgtggcattaATGTCAGAGaggcctcagtgtactcaggagtgttcacacaggtctttaaagaagagagaggactgtaccaagAAAAGGTGTTCTGTTTtgtccatctgagtgttcaggagtttctggcagCTCTACATGTCcacctgaccttcatcaactctggtaTCAACCtgctggaagaagaagaaacagcctCAGTGCAGACTGGAGTATATTCAGTTAGACAGttctaccagagtgctgtggacaaggctttaaagagtccaaatggacacttGGACTTGTTTCttcgcttcctcctgggtctttcattgcagaccaatcagactctttTACAAGGCCTGTTGATACCAAAAAGAAACATCTCACAGACCAATCATGAAACAGTTCagtacataaaaaataaactgaatgagAATCTCTCTCCTGaaaaaagcatcaatctgttccactgtctgaatgaactgaatgatgaCTCTCTAGTGAAGGAGATCCAAAGTCATCTGAGTTCAGGAAGCCTGTCCATAGTTGATCTTTCTCCTTcccagtggtcagctctggtctttgtcCTACTGATATCAGAAGAACAGCTGGATGTGTTTGATCTGAAGGAATACTCAGCTTCAGAGGAGGCTTTTTTGAgactgctgccagtggtcaaagcctcgaAGAAAGTTCT GCTTAGCGGATGTAACCTCACAAAgaaaagctgtgaagctctgtcatCAGTTCTCAGATCCCAGTCCTCTAGACTGAGAGAGCTGGACATGAGTAACAACAACATTCAGGACTCAGGAGTGGAGTTGTTGTGTGTTGGCCTTGAAAGTCCACACTGCACACTTCAAACCCTCAG GCtttcaggctgtctgatcacagagaaaGGCTGTGCTTTCCTCAGTTCAGCTCTGAGCTctaacccctcccatctgacacagctggacctgagctacaatcatctaGGGGGctcaggaatgaagctgttGTTGACTCGACTGCAGGATCCACAGTGGAAACTGGAAACCCTCAG gaTGGAGCCTTGTGGAGTACAATGGCTGAAACCAGGTTTAAGGaaat ATTTCTGTGAACTAAACCTGGATCTAAACACAATACACAGAAAACTCAAACTGTCTgccaacaacaggaaggtggtGCATGTAGAAGAGGACCAGCAGTATGTTGATAATGATGACAGATTTGATCATTggcctcagctgctgtgtaccAACACTCTGAcgggtcgctgttactgggaggttgaGTGGAGTGGAGAGGTTCATATTGCAGTGGCTTACAAAGGAATCAAACGGAAAGGAAACGGTGATGACAGCAG GGAGAAGATGATCTGCAGGATCCTGCTGCTCGTCATCCTCACCTCATGTGTCTCTG GATCATTTGTAGTCAATGTGACACAGACCTCCTATCAGGCAGAGGAGAACCACAACATCACACTGGAGTGGACGTTCACCACCAAACCTGACAGATCCTCCAAAACTCTCAACATCCTCTGTGAACTCTTCATCAGTGATAAATCCTCAGTCGTGTATCGTGTTCATGAAGGTGTTGAGGTGTCAGAGTCTCAGGATGCAAAGTTTTCAGGACGAGTCCAGAGTGACAAAGACGCCCTCAGAGAAGGACGAATCAGACTTCAGCTGTTCAGACTCAGGACTGATGACTCGGGTCTGTACCTGTGTGAGGTCAACACTGATTATGGCTTCAGTGTTGGAAAATGTCGACTTAATATCACTG tttttcataCATCCAACCTTCAGACTGTGAGTCCACAACCAGAGAGCAGAGAAAGCCAGCGTGGTGTTGGACTGTCACTGGTATTATCAGTACTAGTTCTAGTGGTCATCGGTGCTGTGCTCTGTTTAATTGgcataataaaaaaggaaacaagtcTTGACTAG